One Halanaerobiales bacterium genomic window carries:
- a CDS encoding DUF1232 domain-containing protein: MRNSLSGIVKLIRFLKDKDVSTGKKLLFLVPILYFILPFDLVGDFFPVLGQLDDIAVAVVMWPILKKFITSYYESPSSQRYDNSDGKTVDMDKDDYKVD; this comes from the coding sequence AATAGCCTGTCTGGAATAGTAAAATTAATACGTTTTTTAAAAGATAAAGATGTTTCGACAGGAAAAAAATTATTGTTTTTGGTTCCTATTCTTTACTTTATACTTCCTTTTGATTTAGTAGGCGATTTTTTTCCTGTTTTGGGACAATTAGATGATATAGCTGTGGCAGTTGTAATGTGGCCAATACTAAAAAAATTCATAACAAGCTATTATGAATCTCCTTCTTCGCAAAGATATGATAATAGTGATGGTAAAACTGTAGATATGGATAAAGATGACTATAAAGTTGATTGA
- a CDS encoding ferritin family protein, with the protein MFGQKFNSVEVIEMAKDIEKRGLDFYKKQAKKTEDGKLKDLLLKLAEDEQDHYDTFSKMLDKAKDLTDTDSDYVYGEDVSAY; encoded by the coding sequence ATGTTTGGACAAAAATTTAATTCTGTAGAAGTTATAGAAATGGCAAAAGATATTGAAAAAAGAGGACTAGATTTTTATAAAAAACAGGCTAAAAAGACTGAAGATGGTAAATTGAAAGATCTTCTTTTGAAATTAGCTGAGGATGAACAGGATCATTATGATACATTTTCAAAAATGCTTGATAAAGCAAAAGATCTTACAGACACTGATTCTGATTATGTTTATGGGGAAGATGTTAGTGCTTATTT